The region GCCCGCGGTTTAACTCAAAAACAAGCCCGAGAACCGCTTGGCGACGTTCTTAAACCATCGTAATGAGGAGATAATAGGGAAATGATGTGGCAGGTCGAATTTCGCTCTGCAGTGCGAAATTCGGCGTTTCAGCAATTGTCGAGGAATCAGGAATAACGCGGCAAAGCCGACAGTAGCCGGTGCAACGTGTCGATCGTCGAGAAATCGGCGATGCCATCTATTCGTTCGGGCCGAAAATGCCGCTGGAAAGCTTCGACGTCACCAGCCATTTTTTCCGAGAATTTTCCTGTGATTTCAGTTCCATAACCATAAAGCGACAGCATCGACTGCAGCGCTTCCACAGGTTGGCCGGCGTCGCCTCGCTGGAAGAAGCGCCCGCCGGTGATCGTTGCCGGCTCGACCCAGTGCCCGATGCCCGCCCTGTGGAGTTCGCCCCAGGGGAATTTCTCACCCGGATCGACCTTGCGAATCGGGGCGACATCGGAGTGCCCGAGGATCCGTTCCGGCGCGATCGACCAACGTTTGACACAGTCGCGACACAATTCGATCACCGCGGCGATCTGCTCTTTAGGGTAATCGGGAAGTCCGCCGGGATGGCCGGCATTGGCGATCTCGATGCCGATCGACAGCGAATTGATATCCGTCACGCCGTGCCAGCTGCTCTTTCCCGCGTGCCAGGCCCGCCGCACCTCCGGCACCAGCTGCACCACCTCGCCGTTCTCATGCACGAAATAATGGCTGGAGACCTGGCTCTCGGCGCGACAGAGCCAGTCGAGCGCGCCATCGGCCGTCGGCATGCCGGTATAGTGCAGCAGGATCATGTCTGGACGGCGCCCGTCCGCGCGCTCGCCATGGTTCGGCGAAGGCTGCACGCGGGCGCTCCCGCAGTCGGCCTCGAAAGAGGTCATGCGGCGCGGCGTTCCTTCTCGATCGCCGCATAGGCCGCGTTCAGCGCCGCCATGCGCTCATTGGCGATGACGTGGAACTCCTTCGGCACGCCGCGCGAGATCAGCCGGTC is a window of Rhizobium sp. N324 DNA encoding:
- a CDS encoding N-acetylmuramoyl-L-alanine amidase — encoded protein: MTSFEADCGSARVQPSPNHGERADGRRPDMILLHYTGMPTADGALDWLCRAESQVSSHYFVHENGEVVQLVPEVRRAWHAGKSSWHGVTDINSLSIGIEIANAGHPGGLPDYPKEQIAAVIELCRDCVKRWSIAPERILGHSDVAPIRKVDPGEKFPWGELHRAGIGHWVEPATITGGRFFQRGDAGQPVEALQSMLSLYGYGTEITGKFSEKMAGDVEAFQRHFRPERIDGIADFSTIDTLHRLLSALPRYS